Genomic window (Branchiostoma lanceolatum isolate klBraLanc5 chromosome 13, klBraLanc5.hap2, whole genome shotgun sequence):
GACATACTCTAGGCTCTCTTGTCGAGGTatgttcagtcaaacctgtacaagtgatcaccGCTGCTTAGAACCactggtcccttagatgatttttcccattgacacaatcctgtctatagtgaccacctgtccacatagaccagattctaaCAGTCCCCTtgtgtggtcttcttgagcagtCTTCACTGTACAGACCACTGTAGGGGTAATATTTTGAAattgtccatcaaaaagaaaAGTTGTCTAGTCCGATGAACTGGAGTGCTTTCTCttcttgtgtttctttttcGATTTCTTGGAagatttctttctcttcttacTCTTTTCCTCGGCCTCGTCTTCCGAATCAGACTCAGAGCTTGACTCCTTCCGTCTCTTCTTGTGTTTGGAGGACTTTTTGtgcttcttgtgttttttcttcttgtccttGCCTCTGGTTTTGGGTTCAGCGTCCTTCTTGGCCTGGATGCGTTTTGCGAGCGCCTCGGATCCGAGTTCTTCCTCACTGTCCTCACTACTGGTGCTGCTGACGTCTAGCACTATGTCCTGGAGAAACACCAGGGGAAAACAGAGGGTTTATTTTATTAGAATACCTTCTTTTTGATATTTAATGATTCATTAGAAGAAATAAAATACATTGGCACCATATGATCCGGTGGAAAGATAGACTGGAAAAGGTGCATGGCTTCTTGATTTACTATCCAACAAAAGACTACATAAAGACAACAGCCCCATGCTAAGCAAGATCATTCCTTCACTAATAGACTACAACGAGGTAGCATTTGGGGGGTAAGTTGagcaaccaaaaaaaatgtatgagtTCAACACCGTTTGAATCCAAaccaatcccccccccccccatgtattCATAATTTGTCAACTCCCCCCCATCCTAAATAGCACGTTTATAAACAATCGGCGTTTCCTGACTGCTTTATATAGACACAGAACTTTCTTTGGACACAACGTTCAAATATATATGAACACACAAAACATCCCCGtaccccgcccccctccccaccgtaCCTGTGCGGGGTTGGCCCGGAGGAAGTTGCGGCACTCGAACGTGAGGTGCCCCGTGTAGCCGCACTTCCCGCACCCGACCCGCGCCTGGTTCTCCCCCGCCTGGTTCGTCAGCCGCGCCACCAGGCCCTGAACATCCACGTGAGCCATGGGGGAACTCAAATTTACGTCTCAATCGGCAGATCTGACAAAAACGCGTGTTTCTTTACCGGAAGTTTCTCGAATTTATTGTTTCCAGTGGAAGGTCAGGGCGGAGCATTGTGGGTAGGTCAGCGTTTTCTCCTGCTCCCACAATGCACCGCGCCAGGTCAGGCCGACCGAAAGGAAAAACCtccgaaataaacaataatttTGACGTTTATAAACGTTATTTTCACTTAAGAACGTAAAGGATGCAGCTATGAAGGTTAGGGCTATCTAATCTTTGCACAAGGTAAGTTTGGACGTTTCTTTTCCTTACCAGAATCGCCTGGTAAAGtgcaagcagatgtggggagggggtctGGAGTAGAGCAGAAAAGAGTCTGTATCATGTCACAGACAAGCAGGGCCACAAATTATCCTATAACATATCATACGTTTAAGAAGTTTGCAAATGCCTAACCCTTGTGATAGGACAGAACACAACAACATGATTTTATATGCATTGAGCTCATACTTTTGAAAAGTGATAAGCAACTTTAATATATAACAAATCAATATGgaagatatacatttgtaacttgTTCCCCAACTAAAAGAAATTATTGGACCCGTTGAATTTCTGACTGAAATGCTTAATCATCTTCAGCTACTGTATCTGACCTAATTTGACTTGTtgcatgtgtgacgtcagcaattggtaaAAATTATGTTACAGTGAGTCAAGGGTTGGAGACCAGTATAGAACCTGCCATAATGATATTTACCAAATCACAAAAACAAAAGTCCAGTCCCAAGATGAACTTTTGAAcaaattaacgttacatgtatgctgtttATCTTACACAGGCACCTGTCATCCTGTCACTTAAGCTAGGACAAGACAACTAGCACAAAAAACGTCAACACAAGGAGAACTAGAATTCTCTCAACAACCTATGGTTCAATCGTGATATTGAGGAGCTGAAATAAAAGATGGCGTTTTTGCAGCGGAAGATAAAGACAGAACCAGAGGAGGAGGCCCAAGAAGAGACAACCACAGAGTCAGAAAAGGACGTCCAACTCCAAGATAGGACCAAACCTGTGCTAGACAACGGTACCAGTGCAGCCTCTTGTTCCTCTGAATTAGACATTACAGCCAAGTGCAGTATTTCAACTTCTATTAGTCGACGGAAGGTAAAGAAAgaacaggaagaagaagaggacgtCCAAGACCTTCTTGAGATGGAATCTGTAGAAGACAACAGTACGACAGGTAAGGATTATGTCCTTGCATTAAGCTTTGCAGACAAGAACTATACGGAGGCCTCTGAAAGCCAGCCAGACCCACAGGAGCAAGTCAATGTCTTGTATCATGTCACATTGCCAGAAGACTGTTCACGTGAGCAGGACAATGACAAAGGGGAAAGTCCTGACACACTCGAAAGTAGCTCAGACTCCATGTATAATATAGACATCAATACATCCGAGTCAGACTCAGAGGAGGAAGCTATGAGCTCGAGTACGTGGGAAGAAGACAAAAATGGAGGAACATCCACGGGTGCAGCTTTGTTGACAGAGAATCACCAACCTTTGTACGTGCACGGAATGGAAAGTAACGTGACTGTAACAGAGGTGCATGACAAGCAAGCGAGAAACACAGAACTAAACGACTTGTTGTACATGCAGCGGGAAATCTTTGGGGAAGACGCAGCTCGGTCGTACCAAACGGTGCTAAACCAGGCCGAACAGAAGCGGAGAGACAAGGATGGACAGAAGGGAAGAGACAATAAAGGGAGGTTTACAAGTGTGGATGGCGCGACAGGCAAAGGGACAGGCAAAGGGACAGGAGGATGGTACAGTAGCGAGAGGAAATCCAAGCGTAAGTCGTCGCAGCCCGTGAAGCGCAGTACTAGTATAGCCAATCTTCTTTCAGATGCTTCAAA
Coding sequences:
- the LOC136446816 gene encoding protein SREK1IP1-like; the encoded protein is MAHVDVQGLVARLTNQAGENQARVGCGKCGYTGHLTFECRNFLRANPAQDIVLDVSSTSSEDSEEELGSEALAKRIQAKKDAEPKTRGKDKKKKHKKHKKSSKHKKRRKESSSESDSEDEAEEKSKKRKKSSKKSKKKHKKRKHSSSSD